In Fibrobacter sp. UWH6, the following are encoded in one genomic region:
- a CDS encoding thioredoxin domain-containing protein — translation MKRLSIAAMAICVAGLVACNQASAGGSFNQQARLDQLEKDFNQVKEEFEILKYALDKRGISLEAAKAEMEADNKVWDIPVDESPVFGNTTNPKLTIVEFTEFQCPYCSRIAPTMKELMDKHPGEIKFIYKNFPLSFHANAKPAAAAAIAAQKQGKFWEFRYALAPHSRELTDSTFEAVAKEVGLNIEQFNKDRVLDDAMNARIQKDFDLGVKVGVQGTPNFYINGKRQDRFSPELVEKMLKEAK, via the coding sequence ATGAAACGTCTCTCCATTGCCGCTATGGCTATTTGTGTTGCTGGTCTTGTTGCTTGTAACCAGGCTTCCGCCGGTGGTTCCTTCAACCAGCAGGCTCGCCTCGACCAGCTCGAAAAGGATTTCAACCAGGTTAAGGAAGAATTCGAAATTCTTAAGTACGCTCTCGACAAGCGAGGCATTTCTCTCGAAGCTGCCAAGGCTGAAATGGAAGCAGACAACAAGGTCTGGGACATTCCCGTTGACGAATCTCCGGTCTTCGGCAACACCACCAACCCCAAGCTGACTATCGTGGAATTCACCGAATTCCAGTGCCCGTACTGCTCTCGCATCGCTCCCACCATGAAGGAACTCATGGACAAGCACCCGGGCGAAATCAAGTTCATATACAAGAACTTCCCGCTGTCCTTCCATGCTAACGCCAAGCCGGCAGCTGCAGCAGCCATTGCCGCTCAGAAGCAGGGCAAGTTCTGGGAATTCCGCTATGCCCTGGCACCCCATTCCCGCGAACTGACCGACTCCACCTTCGAAGCAGTTGCTAAGGAAGTTGGCCTGAACATTGAACAGTTCAATAAGGACCGCGTCCTGGACGATGCCATGAACGCTCGCATCCAGAAGGACTTCGATCTGGGCGTCAAGGTTGGCGTTCAGGGCACCCCGAACTTCTACATCAACGGTAAGCGCCAGGATCGCTTCAGCCCCGAACTGGTTGAAAAGATGCTGAAGGAAGCCAAGTAA
- a CDS encoding polysaccharide biosynthesis tyrosine autokinase, whose product MDNSQVNTKNGSNTGSAKNDDEIDLLEVLGILLKHKLFLFFCLVVGTVVGFLASNWVRPQYTSDALLQIDVKGNKAGKAMGEMGALLDVASPAEAEIELLKSRMVLSYVVEQERLCFNAYPKGPMKRLTHKEGRMDLENLHIPEIAITEKWYALVTGQDEFIVITPEDTELVKGRVGEPVSAPYAGDSLVIQVKALRAEPGQMFVLVESDPLAAVRELVKQLNVAERGKQTGIIGVSYTHQYADRAASILNTIANIYLRQNVEMRSAEAEKTLEFLENQLPGVKAKLDSAEKKLADYRHKIGSVDLSGETRTHLEKEANLEKQILELEQKRQEQTRLFKDEHPAVVTIVKQQDRLRAELARLKSSAAKMPLTQQEVISLQEEVAVNNAQYTSMLNNIQQLRVVRAGEVGNVRIVDYAQIERKPSKPNKKLILIGCIAGFFLLGALLIYLLQMTKRGVRSSLEIERETGVSVYAKIPKSENSILSLRKKGKNTLPLVEEDPEDPASEAFRSLYTAIDFSVGEQKVIMVTGMIPGVGKSFVSKNLAALYAAAGKKTLLIDADMRRGVVYSHHKQGLGDVLSGRCTLESAVADSITKNLFVIGAGITDVSPSELLRGTKFKELLDSASETYDTIIVDTPPLNLVTDSELIFPVVDFALFVLHYGRHSMEQIKEAMIKIERCGNKPHALVMNHCESDGHGYGHYGSYGSYGSYGSYKKKKKR is encoded by the coding sequence ATGGATAACTCTCAAGTTAACACAAAAAACGGATCCAATACAGGCAGTGCAAAGAACGACGACGAAATCGATCTCCTCGAAGTTCTAGGAATTCTTCTTAAGCACAAGCTATTCCTGTTTTTCTGTCTAGTCGTCGGTACTGTTGTAGGTTTCCTGGCCTCTAACTGGGTTCGCCCGCAATATACTAGCGACGCTCTTCTTCAAATTGATGTTAAGGGAAACAAGGCCGGAAAGGCCATGGGCGAAATGGGCGCACTCCTTGATGTAGCCAGCCCCGCAGAAGCAGAAATCGAACTTCTCAAGAGCCGCATGGTCTTGAGCTACGTCGTCGAACAGGAAAGACTTTGCTTTAACGCCTATCCCAAGGGACCCATGAAACGTCTGACCCATAAGGAAGGACGTATGGACCTTGAAAACCTGCATATTCCTGAAATTGCCATTACCGAAAAATGGTATGCCCTGGTTACCGGTCAGGATGAATTCATTGTCATTACCCCGGAAGATACGGAACTGGTAAAAGGCAGGGTAGGTGAACCTGTTTCTGCCCCCTACGCAGGAGATTCCCTGGTTATCCAGGTCAAGGCTCTCCGTGCAGAACCCGGCCAGATGTTCGTTCTCGTCGAATCTGATCCGCTGGCCGCAGTTCGTGAACTCGTGAAGCAGCTGAACGTTGCTGAAAGGGGTAAGCAGACCGGCATCATCGGCGTTTCCTATACGCATCAGTATGCAGACCGTGCCGCCTCCATATTGAACACCATCGCCAATATTTATCTGCGCCAGAATGTTGAAATGCGCAGTGCTGAAGCAGAAAAGACCTTGGAATTCCTTGAAAATCAGCTGCCCGGTGTTAAGGCAAAACTTGATTCCGCCGAAAAGAAGTTGGCCGACTACCGTCATAAGATTGGTTCCGTGGACCTGAGCGGCGAAACCCGCACTCACCTTGAAAAGGAAGCCAACCTCGAAAAGCAGATTCTTGAACTGGAACAGAAGCGTCAGGAACAGACCCGTTTGTTCAAGGATGAGCATCCGGCCGTGGTCACCATTGTAAAGCAGCAGGATCGTCTGCGCGCCGAGCTGGCCCGACTGAAATCTTCTGCCGCCAAGATGCCATTGACTCAGCAGGAAGTGATTAGCCTTCAGGAAGAAGTTGCCGTGAACAACGCTCAGTATACTTCCATGCTCAACAACATCCAGCAGCTCCGTGTGGTCCGTGCTGGTGAAGTGGGCAACGTCCGCATTGTGGACTACGCTCAGATTGAACGCAAGCCTAGCAAGCCCAACAAGAAGCTGATCTTGATCGGCTGCATTGCAGGTTTCTTCCTCCTGGGCGCCCTCCTGATTTACCTGCTCCAGATGACCAAGCGTGGCGTGCGTAGCTCTCTTGAAATTGAACGCGAAACTGGCGTTAGCGTTTACGCCAAGATTCCCAAGTCCGAAAACAGCATCCTCAGCCTCCGCAAGAAGGGCAAGAACACCCTGCCTCTCGTCGAAGAAGATCCCGAGGATCCTGCCAGCGAAGCTTTCCGTTCCCTTTATACTGCAATTGATTTCTCTGTGGGTGAACAGAAGGTTATCATGGTCACCGGTATGATTCCTGGCGTCGGCAAGAGCTTTGTATCCAAGAACCTGGCCGCCCTGTATGCTGCCGCTGGCAAGAAGACCTTGCTGATCGACGCCGACATGCGCCGTGGTGTGGTCTACAGCCATCACAAGCAAGGTCTCGGCGACGTACTTTCTGGAAGATGCACACTGGAAAGCGCTGTCGCAGACTCCATCACAAAAAACTTGTTTGTAATCGGTGCCGGTATAACAGATGTTTCTCCCAGTGAATTGCTGCGCGGAACCAAGTTCAAGGAACTCCTTGATAGCGCTTCGGAAACCTACGACACCATTATCGTAGATACTCCGCCTCTGAATCTGGTCACTGACTCCGAATTGATTTTCCCGGTTGTGGATTTCGCCTTGTTCGTTCTCCATTACGGACGTCATTCCATGGAACAGATCAAGGAAGCCATGATCAAGATCGAACGCTGCGGCAACAAGCCTCACGCCCTCGTGATGAACCATTGCGAATCCGACGGTCATGGTTATGGTCACTACGGATCCTACGGATCCTACGGCTCTTATGGCAGCTACAAAAAGAAGAAAAAGCGCTAA
- a CDS encoding NAD-dependent epimerase/dehydratase family protein — MKFLITGAAGFIGSKIMQMLADRGDEVVGLDNINDYYDQRLKYGRLRENGFEQPDSNFEFGKMLTSTKWSNCRFIRMDIADKESLDTLFASEKFDKVMNLAAQAGVRYSITNPYAYMQSNMVGFLNILEACRNTKVPYLVFASSSSVYGLNSKVPYSEDDKVDSPVSLYAASKKSNELMAHAYAKLYGIKVTGLRYFTVYGPWGRPDMSPMLFAKAISKGEAIKVFNNGDMIRDFTYIDDIAEGSIHVLDREPEAANCENNVPYRIFNIGCSNPVKLMDFISEIENAYGEPAKKEFLPMQPGDVYQTNADTTKLEQQCEYKPHWSLHDGIAKFMEWYKSDANPLR; from the coding sequence ATGAAGTTTCTGATTACAGGTGCAGCAGGTTTCATCGGATCCAAGATTATGCAGATGCTTGCAGATCGCGGCGATGAAGTTGTAGGGCTTGATAATATCAACGACTATTACGATCAGCGTCTCAAGTACGGAAGACTTCGTGAAAACGGTTTTGAACAGCCGGACAGCAATTTTGAATTTGGCAAAATGTTGACCAGTACCAAGTGGTCCAACTGTCGCTTTATCCGCATGGATATTGCAGACAAGGAATCCCTGGACACCCTCTTCGCCTCCGAAAAATTCGACAAGGTCATGAACCTTGCGGCCCAGGCCGGAGTCCGCTATTCAATTACCAACCCCTATGCCTATATGCAGAGCAATATGGTAGGCTTCCTCAACATTCTTGAAGCCTGCCGCAATACCAAGGTGCCCTACCTGGTATTCGCCTCCAGCAGTTCTGTATACGGTCTCAACAGCAAGGTTCCCTACAGCGAAGACGACAAAGTCGATTCCCCGGTGAGCCTCTACGCCGCAAGCAAGAAGAGCAACGAGCTGATGGCCCACGCTTACGCCAAGCTCTACGGAATCAAGGTAACCGGTCTCCGCTACTTCACTGTTTATGGTCCCTGGGGCCGCCCCGACATGTCACCTATGCTTTTTGCCAAAGCCATATCCAAGGGCGAAGCAATCAAGGTGTTTAACAATGGCGACATGATCCGCGACTTCACCTACATCGACGATATTGCTGAAGGTTCTATTCATGTATTGGACCGCGAACCCGAGGCCGCAAACTGTGAAAACAACGTTCCATACCGCATTTTCAATATCGGCTGCAGCAATCCGGTAAAGCTGATGGACTTCATCAGCGAAATCGAGAACGCTTATGGCGAACCCGCCAAGAAGGAATTCCTGCCCATGCAGCCAGGAGACGTCTACCAGACCAACGCCGACACCACCAAGCTAGAACAGCAGTGCGAATACAAACCCCACTGGAGCCTCCACGACGGCATCGCCAAGTTCATGGAATGGTACAAGAGCGACGCAAATCCGCTGAGATGA
- a CDS encoding nucleoside monophosphate kinase — protein sequence MAKISAVLIFGAPGSGKGTVGAKLAATTSLKHLSTGDIFRGIAPSSESGKLLASYSSKGLLVPNEATVEIFGRYVEGLVNTNKLNPEKDTLLLDGIPRTVEQVKLIESIVDVKHIFVLDIKDEATIVARLLNRAKIEGRKDDADEAVIKNRLKVYKESTAKVLSKYNKKIISHIVGDNTPDEVFCDVLKAYVDFCKASAPKAKKPAAKKTAKKSK from the coding sequence ATGGCAAAGATTTCTGCCGTTCTTATCTTCGGTGCACCGGGTTCCGGTAAGGGTACCGTCGGCGCTAAGCTCGCTGCTACCACTTCTCTCAAGCACCTCTCCACTGGTGACATCTTCCGCGGCATCGCTCCCTCCAGCGAATCTGGCAAGCTCCTCGCTTCCTACTCCAGCAAGGGTCTCCTGGTTCCCAACGAAGCTACCGTTGAAATCTTCGGCCGCTATGTTGAAGGTCTTGTCAACACCAACAAGCTGAATCCCGAAAAGGACACCCTCCTCCTGGATGGCATTCCTCGTACCGTTGAACAGGTCAAGCTCATCGAATCCATCGTCGACGTGAAGCACATCTTCGTGCTCGACATCAAGGATGAAGCTACCATCGTTGCTCGCCTCCTGAACCGCGCCAAGATCGAAGGCCGTAAGGATGACGCAGACGAAGCTGTTATCAAGAACCGCCTCAAGGTTTACAAGGAATCCACCGCCAAGGTTCTTTCCAAGTACAACAAGAAGATCATTTCTCACATCGTTGGCGACAACACTCCGGACGAAGTGTTCTGCGACGTGCTGAAGGCATACGTTGACTTCTGCAAGGCTTCCGCTCCCAAGGCTAAGAAGCCGGCTGCAAAGAAGACTGCCAAGAAGAGCAAGTAA